The Saccharopolyspora gregorii genomic interval CGCGGCTCCCGCTGGAGCGCAGGACGCGGCTCCGGCTGGAGCGCAGGAAGATCCGGCGCAGGAAGATCCGGCGCAGCAGGACCCGGCTCCCGAGCAGGACGCCGCCGCACCCGAGGACTCCGCCGGGAGCTGACCCCGCACGCCCGGTGATCTCGCAGCCGGTTCCCAGCCTCCTCGCAGCTCGCCGCTCTAACTTCGAACTCGTTCCGCGAACGAGACTGCGAAAGAGGGCGGCATGTCGGACCACCACGAAGGGCAGCGGGTCAGCAGGCGATCGATGTTCGCCGGCGTCGGCTCGATCGGCTTGGGCACGCTGTTGGCGGCCTGCGGCTCGCAGGCGGGCGGCAGCACCACCGTCACCACTTCCACCGGGGAGAGCCAGGCACTCACCCCGCAGACCGCCACCGACGCGTCGGACCTGTTCTCCGGCGTGAACACCTGCACGCTCACCCCGGACACCACGCAGGGGCCGTACTACTTCGACGCGGACAAGGTCCGCAGCGACATCCGGGAGGACCGGCAGGGCGTGCGGCTGCGGCTGGCGCTCAAGGTGCAGGACAGCGAGACCTGCGCGGCGCTGCCGAACGCGGTCGTGGAGATCTGGCACTGCGACGCGGCCGGGCTGTACTCGGGCGCCGAGTCCCAGTCCTCCGGCGGCGGCGGGGGCATGCCGCCGGGACCGCCGCCGGAGGACGGCGAGAAGCCGGGCGGTGGCGGACCCGGTGGCGGCGGCGGGGACCAGGACCTGGTGCCCACCGACGACAAGCGCTACCTGCGCGGCGCCCAGGTCAGCAACGCCGACGGCGTCGTCGAGTTCACCACCATCTGGCCCGGCTGGTACACCGGCCGCACGGTGCACGTCCACGTGATGGTGCACGTCAGCAACGAGCGGGTGCTGACCAGCCAGCTCATGTTCGACGAGCAGCTGAACTCGGCGGTGTTCGCGCGGGCCCCGTACAGCGAGCACACCGGGCGGGACACGTTCAACGACGGGGACAACATCTTCGAGGACTCGATGCTGCTGAAGGTGGTGCCGGAGGACGACGGCTACCTGGCGTCGATCGTGCTCTCCGCCGACTCCGACCAGGACGGCGCCTGACCAGCACCGGGATCCCGGTCCGACGATCAGCGATGATCGTTGATCACGCTTCAGCCACTAATAACAGCGAGCATTGCGCAGGACGACCGGCGGTGAACGGCTCACCCGCACCGCGAGCGGGCCGTTCACCTGCGGTTTCAGGCGGAGTCGGCGGTGGCCGCCACCTTCTCCGCTTCGGGCGGCGCCGGGTGCCGCAGCGACAGCAGGCCGCCGACCAGCAGCGTGACGATCACCCCGACGGGCGTGAACCACGGGAACGCCAGCGACGCCTCGCCGCCCTCGCCGTCCGGGAACGTCACGCCGAACGCCAGCACGAGCACCACGACCAGCGTCGCCACGAAGGCGATGATCGCGTCGCTCTGCCGCGCCCGCTTCACCAGCAGCCCCAGCAGGAAGGCGCCGAGCAGCGCGCCGTAGGTGTAGCTGGCGATGCTCAGCCCGATCTCCACGACGGGGTTGTCGGTGCTGCTGAACAGGGACGCGAACACCACGAACACCAGCGCCCAGATCAGCGTCCACACCTTGCCGAGCCGCAGCACGCTCGAATCGTCCGCTCCGCTGCCCCCGATCCGCCGGTACAGGTCGCTGACGGTGGAGGTGGACAGCGAGTTCAGCGAGGACGACAGGGTGCTCATCGCCGCGGCGAGGATGCCGGCGATCAGCAGCCCGGACACGCCGGGCGGCAGCTCGGTCACGATGAACCGGGGGAACAGCTCGTCGTCGCTGCCCATGCCCAACGACGCGGGATCGGCCCCCTGGTAGAAGGACCACAGCTGGGTGCCGATGAACAGGAACAGCGCGAACTGCACCGCCACCACGACCCCGCTGGTGATCAGGGCGAGCTGGCTGTCCCGCAGGTTCCGGCAGGACAGCAGCCGCTGCACCATCAGCTGGTCGGCGCCGTGCGAGGCCATCGCGAACACGGCGCCGCCGATCACCGCGGTGAAGAACGCGTACTGCTCGGTGACGATGGACGACCCGAAGTCGAACAGCTGGAACTTGCCGGCTTCCCAGGCGGTCGAGACCCAGTCCCCGGGCAGCTCGCCCGCGAGCACCACCGCGGCCAGCACCGCACCGGCCACGTAGACGAACATCTGGATCGCGTCGACCCACACGACGGCCTTGATCCCGCCGAGGTAGGTGTAGATCACGGTCAGCACCGACAGCGCGAGCACGATCTGCCAGTAGGAGACGCTGAGGCCGAACACCTCCAGCATCACCTTCACCGGGATCGCGGTGGCGAACAGCCGCAGCCCGTCCGCGAGCAGCCGGGTGATCAGGAAGGTCACCGACGCG includes:
- a CDS encoding peptidase associated/transthyretin-like domain-containing protein yields the protein MSDHHEGQRVSRRSMFAGVGSIGLGTLLAACGSQAGGSTTVTTSTGESQALTPQTATDASDLFSGVNTCTLTPDTTQGPYYFDADKVRSDIREDRQGVRLRLALKVQDSETCAALPNAVVEIWHCDAAGLYSGAESQSSGGGGGMPPGPPPEDGEKPGGGGPGGGGGDQDLVPTDDKRYLRGAQVSNADGVVEFTTIWPGWYTGRTVHVHVMVHVSNERVLTSQLMFDEQLNSAVFARAPYSEHTGRDTFNDGDNIFEDSMLLKVVPEDDGYLASIVLSADSDQDGA
- a CDS encoding sodium:solute symporter; protein product: MRSIDLIVIGLYLVAMPLLGLLLSGRQRSSQEYFVGSRTLPWWAVCFSVVATETSTLTVISVPTVAYLGTFTYLQLAIGYLIGRVVVAFVLLPKYYAGNLVSAYEFLGQRFGSGLQGTASVTFLITRLLADGLRLFATAIPVKVMLEVFGLSVSYWQIVLALSVLTVIYTYLGGIKAVVWVDAIQMFVYVAGAVLAAVVLAGELPGDWVSTAWEAGKFQLFDFGSSIVTEQYAFFTAVIGGAVFAMASHGADQLMVQRLLSCRNLRDSQLALITSGVVVAVQFALFLFIGTQLWSFYQGADPASLGMGSDDELFPRFIVTELPPGVSGLLIAGILAAAMSTLSSSLNSLSTSTVSDLYRRIGGSGADDSSVLRLGKVWTLIWALVFVVFASLFSSTDNPVVEIGLSIASYTYGALLGAFLLGLLVKRARQSDAIIAFVATLVVVLVLAFGVTFPDGEGGEASLAFPWFTPVGVIVTLLVGGLLSLRHPAPPEAEKVAATADSA